The following are encoded together in the Rhizobium sp. SSA_523 genome:
- a CDS encoding ABC transporter ATP-binding protein, with product MARLQLRNLEKDYGGFKAVHGINLEVADGEFMVLVGPSGCAKSTTLRMIAGLERVTGGEIRIGDSLVNDKAPGERGIAMVFQNYALYPHMKVRKNLSFGLRLKRRPAEEIEQSTQEVATILEIGDYLERLPKQLSGGQAQRVAVGRALIKKPQVFLFDEPLSNLDAKLRASMRVRITDLHKQLKADGLQSTVVYVTHDQTEAMTMGDRICVMKEGRIMQVADPVTLYNHPANAFVAGFIGSPEMNLVDADLSGSQLAIGSQALTLDAAMLDRLGKAVSAGMHGGRAEALTFGIRPQHLAIADETETNALSGRISHVEFMGHEVYLYVTVEGQQMIVVVPASTYDRSKINGDAVRLAPSQAMAHLFNRKTGENVSLALPA from the coding sequence ATGGCTCGTCTGCAGCTTAGAAACCTCGAGAAGGACTATGGTGGCTTCAAGGCCGTCCACGGCATCAACCTTGAGGTCGCCGATGGCGAGTTCATGGTCCTGGTCGGACCGTCCGGCTGCGCCAAGTCCACGACATTGCGCATGATCGCCGGTCTGGAGCGGGTGACCGGCGGCGAGATCCGCATCGGCGACAGTCTGGTCAACGACAAGGCGCCGGGCGAGCGCGGCATTGCCATGGTGTTCCAGAACTACGCCCTGTATCCGCATATGAAGGTGCGCAAGAACCTCTCCTTCGGCCTGCGCCTGAAGCGCCGCCCCGCCGAGGAGATCGAGCAGTCGACGCAGGAAGTCGCAACCATTCTGGAGATCGGCGATTACCTGGAGCGGCTGCCCAAGCAATTGTCCGGTGGCCAGGCGCAGCGGGTTGCAGTCGGGAGGGCGCTCATCAAGAAGCCGCAGGTCTTCCTGTTCGATGAGCCGCTCTCGAACCTCGATGCGAAGCTGCGCGCCTCCATGCGCGTGCGCATCACCGACCTGCACAAACAGCTGAAGGCCGATGGTCTGCAATCCACCGTCGTCTATGTGACGCATGACCAGACGGAAGCCATGACGATGGGCGACAGGATCTGCGTGATGAAGGAGGGCCGCATCATGCAAGTGGCCGATCCCGTGACGCTCTACAACCATCCGGCCAATGCCTTTGTCGCGGGCTTCATCGGCAGTCCGGAAATGAACCTCGTCGACGCGGACCTTTCCGGCTCCCAACTGGCGATCGGGTCCCAGGCGCTGACGCTGGATGCGGCGATGCTGGATCGGCTGGGCAAGGCCGTGAGCGCCGGCATGCATGGCGGCAGGGCCGAGGCGCTGACCTTCGGGATCCGGCCGCAGCATCTGGCGATCGCCGATGAGACAGAGACGAATGCCCTGTCCGGGCGCATCTCGCATGTCGAGTTCATGGGCCACGAAGTCTATCTCTACGTCACCGTCGAGGGCCAGCAGATGATCGTGGTTGTCCCGGCCAGCACGTACGACCGCAGCAAGATCAACGGAGATGCCGTCCGCCTCGCGCCCAGCCAGGCAATGGCGCATCTGTTCAACCGCAAGACCGGGGAAAATGTCTCCCTGGCTCTACCAGCCTAA
- a CDS encoding ABC transporter substrate-binding protein has translation MKLTKLLLATAFAATSLAPSAGAADLRMSWWGGDSRHKATQQALKACGDKHGHTIAAEFTGWDGHLEKVTTQIAGGTEADIMQINWPWLPLFSIKGDGFADLAQFKGTLDLSQWTPEELEAGSMNGKLNGLPVSTTGRVFMFNKTALDKAGVAIPKTWDELFAAAKELKQKVGPEAFPMNAVKETAVLLISLHATQTTGKDLVDPQAKTVAWTQEELAQAIDFYGKMVSEGVVVSQKDNAAEGNLNLFESPKWADGRISGSYEWDSTFSKYADPLKDQVLEPVALLKNADAKTEGVYRKPSMVFSISKNTKHPDAAAQILNCLLNEPEGIDALGTSRGLPASKIAAQRLTEAGKIEPQIVAAHDIIMQGKGPTVSPLNEHPEIRAVFLDTLEEYAYEQLDSQEAAEQIIEGVNDVLAKF, from the coding sequence ATGAAACTGACAAAACTTCTTCTGGCCACCGCCTTCGCCGCCACCAGCCTCGCGCCATCGGCGGGCGCGGCCGATCTGCGCATGTCCTGGTGGGGAGGAGATAGCCGCCACAAGGCGACCCAGCAGGCTTTGAAGGCTTGTGGCGACAAGCATGGCCACACGATCGCCGCCGAATTCACCGGTTGGGACGGCCATCTGGAAAAAGTGACCACGCAGATTGCCGGCGGCACAGAGGCCGACATCATGCAGATCAACTGGCCCTGGCTGCCACTTTTCTCGATCAAGGGCGATGGCTTTGCCGATCTCGCGCAGTTCAAGGGCACTCTGGATCTCAGCCAATGGACGCCGGAGGAGCTGGAAGCCGGCTCGATGAACGGCAAACTGAACGGCCTGCCCGTCTCCACCACCGGCCGCGTCTTCATGTTCAACAAGACGGCCCTGGACAAAGCAGGTGTCGCCATCCCGAAGACATGGGATGAGCTTTTCGCCGCAGCCAAGGAGCTGAAGCAGAAGGTTGGCCCCGAGGCCTTTCCCATGAACGCCGTAAAGGAGACGGCCGTCCTTCTGATCTCGCTTCATGCCACCCAGACCACCGGTAAGGATCTCGTCGATCCGCAGGCGAAGACCGTGGCCTGGACACAGGAGGAATTGGCTCAGGCAATCGACTTTTATGGCAAGATGGTCAGCGAGGGCGTCGTCGTCTCGCAGAAGGACAATGCGGCAGAGGGCAATCTCAACCTCTTTGAGAGCCCCAAATGGGCGGATGGCCGGATCTCCGGCTCCTACGAATGGGATTCGACCTTCTCAAAATATGCTGATCCGCTGAAGGATCAGGTTCTGGAACCGGTGGCCCTGCTGAAGAATGCCGATGCCAAGACGGAAGGCGTCTACCGCAAGCCCTCCATGGTGTTCTCCATCTCGAAAAACACGAAGCACCCGGACGCTGCGGCACAGATCCTCAATTGCCTGCTGAACGAGCCGGAGGGGATCGACGCGCTCGGCACCTCGCGCGGCCTACCGGCCAGCAAGATTGCCGCTCAGCGATTGACGGAGGCCGGCAAGATCGAGCCGCAGATCGTGGCCGCGCATGACATCATCATGCAAGGCAAAGGGCCGACAGTTTCGCCTTTGAACGAGCACCCGGAAATCCGTGC